In Sparus aurata chromosome 2, fSpaAur1.1, whole genome shotgun sequence, a single genomic region encodes these proteins:
- the drc12 gene encoding dynein regulatory complex protein 12: MPPKKNKTKKTTKKNPEKSENELEAKYRRSVLDIAVLQDRIALQCESVIKVQSDRVDLRRRVRDMEQKLQHTRQDHRDVNSDLSRQYKTMQTELTSKVKRLETEASQLKEELGLCQEELRREKREREQVEREKDATISDLQHKLDNMETDCEKVLHETLDSLTVQLSLARRGWEDKSTTIHQNYKEVLSEFGLNALDI, translated from the exons ATGCCtccaaagaaaaataaaacaaagaagacCACAAAGAAGAATCCAGAAAAAA GCGAAAATGAATTGGAAGCAAAGTACAGGCGCAGCGTTCTGGATATAGCCGTCCTACAGGATCGCATAG CCTTACAGTGTGAGTCTGTcataaaggtccagtctgaTAGAGTTGACCTGAGGAGACGCGTGAGAGACATGGAGCAGAAGCTGCAGCACACGAGACAAGACCACAGGGACGTCAACTCTG ACCTCAGTCGTCAGTACAAAACCATGcagacggagttgaccagcaaGGTGAAGAGGCTGGAGACGGAGGCCAGCCAGCTGAAGGAGGAGCTTG GCCTGTGtcaggaggagctgaggagagagaaaagagagcgCGAGCAGGTGGAACGAGAGAAGGACGCCACCATATCTGACCTCCAACACAAGCTGGACAACATGGAGACAGACTGCGAGAAGGTCCTGCAC GAGACTCTAGACAGCCTGACTGTCCAGCTGTCTTTGGCTCGACGGGGATGGGAGGACAAGAGCACAACCATTCACCAGAATTACAAGGAAGTGCTCTCTGAATTCGGCCTGAATGCACTGGACATCTAA